Proteins found in one Parasteatoda tepidariorum isolate YZ-2023 chromosome 7, CAS_Ptep_4.0, whole genome shotgun sequence genomic segment:
- the LOC107456812 gene encoding apoptosis-inducing factor 1, mitochondrial — MLSRHLMLFKTVRGVDVTSISRNFSHKFNRKSLNNFLKNRVFKNDSIHRNLGSTKTTSSKAVPILIGTAIVGGVIGAYSYFSKSDTFDTTEDEGVSGEPPFVYEHLDEDLALLKEYGKIPYLLIGAGSASFAAYRAIRTEDPNAKILMIGEEAFHPYMRPPLSKEMWFDPNEKNADSLSFTQWDGRSRSLLYEPPEYYFPLKEVLERKNGGVAVIRGTKVIKIDPVSQTVYLNNGGEITYEKCLIATGSKPKNIPLFETADSSIKKHVSFFRTVHDFKKLDKICKKSDSIVIVGGGFLGSELACGISKRRGLNKFKVIQLFPETGNLGKHIPEYLSKWTTKKMTDDGVQVIPEVTIKTVTEEGKKLKLVLSNDEIITADHIAVAVGSDADTEIAKASGLEVDEKTGGFVVNTEMEARKNLWIAGDASCFYDIVLGRRRVEHHDHAVVSGGLAGKNMTGSGTPYWHQSMFWSDLGPDIGFEAVGIVDSSLPTVGIFIKDSNLSNSTSVETENTDSEVGKGNENVIKPIDNSSVLDVKPRAPDHKDNYDKGVIFYLRNDIIVGILTWNVFSKMAIARKILNEAKSFDDLTEVAKLFELNATED, encoded by the coding sequence ATGCTATCTAGGCACTTGATGCTATTTAAAACAGTGAGAGGTGTCGATGTGACATCAATTTCTAGGAATTTTTCTCACAAGTTTAATCGTAAATcacttaataactttttgaaaaaccgAGTTTTTAAAAACGATTCAATTCACAGAAACTTAGGCTCGACTAAAACTACATCTTCGAAAGCTGTGCCAATATTAATAGGGACAGCAATTGTTGGAGGAGTGATTGGTGCATACTCTTATTTCAGTAAAAGTGATACCTTTGATACCACAGAAGATGAGGGTGTTTCTGGTGAGCCACCTTTTGTATATGAGCATTTAGACGAAGATTTAGCCTTACTCAAAGAGTATGGGAAAATACCATATTTGCTAATAGGTGCTGGATCAGCATCCTTTGCGGCATACAGAGCTATACGCACTGAAGATcctaatgcaaaaattttgatgattggTGAGGAGGCATTTCATCCATATATGCGACCACCTCTTTCTAAAGAAATGTGGTTTGatcctaatgaaaaaaatgctgatAGTCTAAGCTTCACTCAATGGGATGGCAGAAGCCGAAGTTTGCTTTATGAACCACctgaatattattttccattgaaAGAAGTCCTTGAGCGAAAGAATGGTGGCGTTGCTGTGATTCGTGgcactaaagtaattaaaattgatcCAGTTTCCCAGACTGTGTATTTAAACAATGGAGGCGAAATCACTTATGAAAAATGTCTTATCGCAACAGGTTCAAAACCTAAAAATATTCCCCTTTTTGAAACTGCTGATAGCTCTATCAAAAAACATGTTTCCTTTTTTAGAACAGTGCATGACTTCAAAAAGCtagataaaatatgcaaaaaatctGATTCGATTGTAATAGTTGGTGGAGGATTTTTAGGAAGCGAACTTGCTTGTGGAATATCTAAAAGACGTGGTTTGAATAAATTCAAAGTGATTCAGTTGTTTCCAGAGACTGGTAATTTAGGTAAACATATACCGGAGTATTTAAGTAAGTGGACTACAAAGAAAATGACAGATGACGGCGTGCAAGTCATTCCTGAAGTCACCATTAAGACTGTgactgaagaaggaaaaaaactgaaactagtTTTAAGCAATGATGAAATCATTACTGCTGATCATATAGCTGTGGCCGTTGGTTCAGATGCAGATACTGAAATAGCTAAAGCATCTGGTCTAGAGGTTGATGAAAAAACCGGCGGATTTGTGGTTAACACAGAAATGGAAGCTCGAAAAAATCTATGGATAGCAGGAGACGCTTCTTGCTTTTATGATATTGTGTTGGGTAGACGGCGTGTCGAGCATCACGACCATGCAGTTGTGAGTGGTGGGTTAGCAGGAAAGAACATGACTGGAAGCGGCACGCCTTATTGGCATCAGTCCATGTTCTGGTCAGATTTAGGGCCAGATATTGGTTTTGAAGCTGTTGGCATTGTTGATTCTTCCTTACCTACTgttggaatatttattaaagattccAATTTATCAAACAGTACCAGTGTTGAAACAGAAAATACAGACAGTGAAGTAGGAAAAGGcaatgaaaatgtaattaaaccTATTGATAATTCATCAGTTCTAGATGTTAAACCTAGAGCTCCTGATCATAAAGATAATTATGATAAGggtgttatattttatttaagaaatgacaTTATTGTTGGGATTCTGACATGGAATGTTTTCTCTAAAATGGCAATAGCAAGAAAAATTCTCAATGAGGCAAAATCTTTTGATGACTTGACAGAGGTtgctaaattatttgaattgaatgCAACTGAAGATTGa
- the LOC139424780 gene encoding cell division cycle protein 23 homolog, with protein sequence MASIGEYDLKKIGSDLKRIIDESSERGLRHTDIWASELYCALIDQIGTDTDFNSSELIENKREDIKANEREYAYYRRAKSYFDNQEYDRAAYFVQHSTSPVARFLHYYSTYCSGEKKRLDDIAEASSPNDRSKNSVLKSLRLQLQKAHISGSLDGYCLYLYGVVLKKLQLEKYALEILCEAVQKEPLFWGSWLELATLISDREMLNDLTLPDCWIKDFFLAHTYLEIQMNESALEIYSSLMEAGFSKSTYVMAQIAIAHHNMRNLEEAIVGFQDILKVDPYRLDNLDIYSNLLYVQEMRVELSNLAHNTCDIDKYRVETCCVIGNFYSLRTQHEKAVLYFQRALKLNPSYLSAWTLMGHEYMEMKNTSFAIQAYRQAIEVNRRDYRAWYGLGQTYEILKMPYYCLYYYKQAQYLRPYDSRMMVALGEAYEKLDKLKEAKKCFWKAHAVGDIEGMALIKLAKMYEKLNEEKQAAAAYTNYIRDAEARNATDRDELCHAYLYLAKYYYEHLKLEEAHENAQKCLDYPETKEDAKALLRQITARRIHAEEIKPNSGVYRFPNTTPSPVHISPMNLTFTP encoded by the coding sequence atggcATCAATTGGAGAAtatgatcttaaaaaaattggctCTGATTTAAAAAGGATAATTGATGAGAGTAGTGAAAGAGGTCTCAGACATACTGACATTTGGGCTTCGGAACTATACTGTGCGTTAATTGATCAAATTGGAACTGATACTGATTTCAATTCCTCAGAGCTAATCGAAAATAAAAGAGAGGATATCAAAGCTAATGAAAGAGAGTATGCTTATTATCGACGTGCCAAGTCTTATTTTGACAACCAAGAGTATGATCGGGCTGCTTACTTTGTACAACACAGTACATCACCCGTTGCAagatttcttcattattattctaCTTATTGTTCCGGAGAGAAGAAACGATTAGATGACATCGCTGAAGCATCCTCTCCCAATGATAGatcaaaaaattcagttttaaaatcattacgGCTTCAACTTCAAAAAGCTCACATATCAGGGTCTTTAGATGGATATTGTCTTTATTTGTATGGTGTTGTTCTTAAAAAGctacaattagaaaaatatgcattgGAAATTCTCTGTGAAGCTGTACAGAAAGAGCCTTTGTTTTGGGGTTCTTGGCTTGAATTGGCAACTCTGATATCAGACAGAGAAATGTTGAATGATCTTACATTACCCGATTGTTGGATCAAGGACTTTTTCTTAGCCCACACGTATTTGGAAATTCAGATGAATGAATCAGctttagaaatttattcaaGCCTTATGGAAGCTGGGTTTTCTAAAAGCACTTATGTCATGGCTCAAATTGCCATAGCCCACCATAACATGCGTAATCTAGAAGAAGCCATTGTTGGTTTTCAGGACATTCTAAAAGTAGATCCTTATAGGTTAGACAACTTAGATATTTATTCGAATTTGTTATATGTTCAAGAAATGCGTGTGGAACTGAGTAATCTAGCTCATAATACGTGTGACATTGATAAATACAGAGTGGAGACCTGTTGTGTGataggtaatttttacagtttacgTACGCAACATgaaaaagcagttttatattTCCAAAGGGCTTTAAAGCTTAATCCAAGCTACTTATCTGCTTGGACCCTTATGGGTCATGAATACATGGAAATGAAAAATACCAGTTTCGCTATCCAAGCTTATAGACAGGCCATTGAAGTTAATAGAAGAGATTATCGTGCTTGGTATGGTCTTGGACAGACttatgaaatcttaaaaatgccTTATTACTGCCTTTATTATTATAAGCAAGCTCAATATCTTCGTCCATACGACTCTCGGATGATGGTAGCATTAGGTGAAGCTTACGAGAAGTTAGACAAGCTGAAAGAGGCTAAAAAGTGTTTCTGGAAAGCACATGCTGTTGGCGACATTGAGGGGATGGCTCTTATAAAACTTGCTAAAATGTATGAGAAATTGAACGAAGAAAAACAGGCTGCAGCTGCATACACTAATTACATCAGAGATGCAGAAGCTAGGAATGCTACTGACAGAGATGAGCTTTGCCATGCATATTTGTATTTGGCCAAGTATTATTACGAACATTTAAAACTGGAAGAAGCTCATGAAAATGCACAGAAATGCTTGGATTATCCTGAAACTAAAGAGGATGCTAAAGCACTCCTTAGGCAGATAACCGCAAGAAGAATTCATGCTGAAGAAATAAAGCCAAACTCCGGTGTCTATCGTTTTCCAAATACAACCCCATCTCCAGTCCACATATCTCCCATGAATTTGACATTCACTCCGTAA
- the LOC107456809 gene encoding LOW QUALITY PROTEIN: uncharacterized protein (The sequence of the model RefSeq protein was modified relative to this genomic sequence to represent the inferred CDS: deleted 2 bases in 1 codon), with protein MSLSFEEQQIRCVVHWLSLWSETQKEEFYKVSEQKRSDNLLDLLSSFETLRVTSHSPSVFECQLKQFSLWFDEWTNQGKHTFHIKLLEECYKAKMANRGPIGIAEQLNYLIQWFMEYSEMQRDDFFEILKDIYSHKEINGVANSINSLELNERPPSIFQCRMKLFREWYASWNEEEKNEFLARLRRMDEKFIEKFNSEMGFENVV; from the exons ATGTCCTTGAGCTTCGAAGAACAACAAATCCGCTGTGTAGTACATTGGCTTTCCCTCTGGTCTGAAACTCAAAaggaagaattttataaagtttcggAGCAGAAACGTTCTGACAACCTTTTAGATTTATTGAGTAGCTTTGAAACTTTAAGGGTAACGAGTCACTCACCATCTGTGTTTGAATGTCAACTTAAACAGTTTTCATTGTGGTTTGATGAATGGACTAATCAAGGTAAACACAcctttcatataaaattattagaagaatGTTATAAAGCCAAA ATGGCAAACAGAGGTCCCATTGGAATAGCCGAACAGCTGAACTATTTGATTCAGTGGTTCATGGAGTACAGTGAAATGCAGAgagatgatttttttgaaatccttAAAGATATCTACTcccataaagaaataaatggtgTTGCTAATTCCATCAATAGCCTAGAATTAAATGAAAGACCTCCAAGCATTTTCCAATgtagaatgaaattatttcgtGAATGGTATGCTTCTTGgaatgaagaagaaaagaacGAATTTTTGGCCCGATTGAGAAGAATGGATGagaaattcattgaaaaatttaattctgaaatgggttttgaaaatgttgtgtga